A genomic segment from Truepera sp. encodes:
- a CDS encoding IS1634 family transposase: MHVDIVPNRTSRPAILLREAWREDGRVRKRTVANLTGVIDEEQALLLRRVLKGEALVAPADAFEITRSLPHGHVQAVLLALKRLGVERLLASRPSKERSLIAALVAFRVLSPKSKLATTRAWLDTTLAAELGVQDADEHAVYHAMDWLVSRQARIEGKLAARHLSEGSRVLFDLSSTYVEGEKCDLAAFGYDRDKKRGKKQINFGLLTDAAGRPIALSVFPGNTGDPSTLMPQVAKLKEQYGLNVFTLVGDRGMITGKHLPALRAAGVDWVTALKSQSLRKLVVDGVIQPSLFEEENLAEVTHADYPGERLIACRNPVLGRQRAHKRQELLTATIEALTKVQQSVRAGRLKGKARIGLRVGEKLAKYRMGKHLKLDIQDDKLSFEVDQDSVAAEAAMDGIYVIRTSVLQIDLSAPDAVRAYKRLAEVEKAFRTKKSIDLQVRPIHHHLPDRVKAHLFICMLAYYVRWHMERAWASLTFRDEETNQERDPVAAAKRSTAAAKKAQTNTLADGSPARSFKGLLEHMSTITLNTCKHPGTGVSFPMTTRPNATQQKALDLLANISV, encoded by the coding sequence ATGCACGTTGACATCGTTCCGAACCGCACCTCCAGACCCGCCATCTTGTTGCGGGAGGCGTGGCGTGAGGATGGGAGGGTCCGTAAGCGCACCGTCGCCAACCTCACGGGCGTGATCGACGAGGAGCAGGCCCTGCTGCTCCGGCGGGTACTGAAGGGCGAGGCGCTAGTCGCGCCGGCGGACGCCTTCGAGATCACGCGCTCGCTGCCGCACGGGCACGTTCAGGCGGTGCTGCTGGCGCTGAAGCGCTTGGGGGTCGAGAGGCTGCTGGCGTCCAGGCCCAGCAAGGAGCGGTCGCTGATAGCGGCGTTGGTGGCGTTCCGGGTGCTATCGCCGAAGAGCAAGCTGGCGACGACCAGAGCGTGGCTTGATACGACCCTGGCCGCCGAGTTGGGTGTTCAGGACGCTGATGAGCACGCGGTGTATCACGCCATGGACTGGCTGGTGTCGCGGCAGGCGCGCATCGAGGGCAAGCTCGCTGCCCGGCACCTGAGCGAAGGATCACGCGTGTTGTTCGACCTGAGCTCGACGTACGTGGAGGGCGAGAAGTGCGACCTGGCGGCGTTCGGTTACGACCGGGACAAGAAGCGCGGCAAGAAGCAGATCAACTTCGGACTGCTGACCGACGCGGCCGGCCGGCCCATCGCCCTGTCGGTGTTCCCCGGTAACACGGGTGACCCGAGCACGCTCATGCCGCAGGTGGCGAAGCTCAAGGAGCAGTACGGGCTCAATGTCTTCACGCTAGTGGGTGATAGGGGCATGATCACCGGCAAGCACCTGCCCGCCTTGAGAGCCGCCGGTGTTGACTGGGTCACCGCCCTGAAGAGCCAATCGCTAAGGAAGCTGGTGGTGGATGGCGTCATCCAGCCCAGCCTGTTCGAGGAGGAGAACCTGGCGGAGGTGACGCACGCCGACTATCCCGGCGAGCGCCTCATCGCCTGCCGCAATCCGGTGCTGGGTCGGCAGCGGGCGCATAAGCGTCAGGAGCTGCTGACGGCCACCATCGAGGCGCTAACGAAAGTTCAGCAGAGCGTGCGGGCCGGCAGGCTCAAGGGCAAGGCAAGGATCGGCCTCAGGGTGGGTGAGAAGCTGGCGAAGTACCGCATGGGCAAGCATCTCAAGCTCGACATCCAGGACGACAAGCTCAGCTTCGAGGTGGACCAGGACAGCGTCGCCGCCGAAGCGGCGATGGACGGCATCTACGTCATCCGCACCAGCGTGCTCCAGATAGACTTGAGTGCGCCGGACGCGGTGAGGGCGTACAAGCGCCTGGCCGAGGTTGAGAAGGCGTTCCGCACGAAGAAGAGCATCGACCTGCAGGTCAGGCCCATCCACCATCACCTACCAGACCGGGTGAAGGCGCACCTGTTCATCTGCATGTTGGCTTACTACGTGCGGTGGCACATGGAGCGCGCCTGGGCCAGCCTCACGTTCCGCGACGAGGAAACGAACCAGGAGCGCGATCCCGTGGCGGCCGCGAAGAGGTCGACCGCCGCCGCGAAGAAGGCGCAGACGAACACCCTGGCCGACGGCAGTCCCGCCCGCAGCTTCAAGGGCCTGCTGGAGCACATGAGCACCATCACCCTGAACACCTGCAAGCATCCCGGCACCGGCGTGAGCTTCCCGATGACCACCCGCCCCAACGCCACCCAGCAGAAGGCGCTGGATCTACTGGCCAACATCAGCGTGTAG
- a CDS encoding VOC family protein: MTNSWHGNPSWYELTTSKGELRAAEEFYGRILGWTFMDTGMVGSEYHLASRDGDAVAGFSAMPGTAADKSPSWLIYFAVADADKSAADAAAARATIHRAPSDVPGTGRFAILSDPQGARFGLLQPDMSGMSDVDVAKAEAGAGAFDQAKPGHGNWHELMSFDPAAAFEFYAPLFGWSKGEPVDMGALGTYQLFGRAGADIGGMMGLGDAPTPNWLPYFGVDGSVSDKMASIEAAGGSVHMGPMEVPGGAFTAVAQDPQGAWFAVVGAEK; this comes from the coding sequence ATGACCAACAGCTGGCACGGCAATCCGAGTTGGTACGAACTGACGACGAGCAAGGGCGAACTTCGGGCGGCCGAAGAGTTCTACGGCAGGATCCTCGGTTGGACATTCATGGATACCGGGATGGTCGGCTCCGAATACCACCTTGCCAGCCGCGATGGTGACGCGGTTGCGGGCTTTTCAGCCATGCCCGGGACCGCAGCGGACAAGTCACCCTCTTGGTTGATCTACTTCGCGGTGGCTGACGCTGACAAGTCCGCGGCCGACGCCGCGGCCGCCCGGGCCACTATCCATCGAGCCCCGAGCGACGTTCCGGGTACTGGTCGCTTCGCTATCCTGAGCGACCCACAAGGCGCACGGTTCGGTTTGCTGCAACCGGACATGAGCGGCATGTCAGACGTTGACGTGGCCAAGGCGGAGGCTGGCGCCGGGGCGTTCGATCAAGCCAAGCCCGGTCACGGCAACTGGCACGAGTTGATGTCGTTCGATCCCGCGGCGGCTTTCGAGTTCTACGCTCCACTGTTCGGCTGGAGCAAGGGTGAACCCGTTGACATGGGCGCCCTGGGCACTTATCAGCTGTTCGGCCGGGCCGGGGCTGATATCGGCGGCATGATGGGGCTGGGCGACGCCCCCACCCCTAATTGGCTACCGTATTTCGGCGTGGACGGCAGCGTGTCCGACAAGATGGCGTCGATCGAAGCCGCTGGTGGCAGCGTGCATATGGGGCCCATGGAGGTGCCGGGCGGTGCGTTCACTGCGGTGGCGCAAGACCCCCAGGGCGCCTGGTTCGCCGTCGTTGGTGCCGAGAAGTAA
- a CDS encoding CPBP family intramembrane glutamic endopeptidase, which yields MGFALLRVALLFGAAAVTAALVSLAAGVGFSLALTPQLSALYFIPVNVLCLWLLRRTLHERGGGLRRLADYDRARLGRDVLRGLLWLVVLFVPFIIAINLTMLVLFGPAGMLAAYETVFAPDPAVSVAFAPWFAWTSAILVALVFPLTNAPTEELVYRGHAQAGLLRAGRPAAVAVLLPAAAFGLQHVLLAPSAAGMLVYAVGFFSWGAVAGLIYLRSGRLMPLILAHLITNALTSLAPLAFLLAGVSTT from the coding sequence ATGGGTTTCGCATTGCTGCGCGTCGCGCTGCTCTTCGGCGCCGCCGCCGTCACCGCCGCCTTAGTCAGTCTGGCCGCCGGTGTCGGTTTCTCTCTGGCGCTAACCCCACAACTGTCCGCGCTTTACTTCATTCCGGTCAACGTGTTGTGCCTCTGGCTCTTACGCCGAACCCTGCACGAGCGCGGCGGCGGCCTTCGCCGGCTCGCCGATTACGACCGCGCCCGGCTTGGCAGGGACGTGCTCAGGGGCCTGCTCTGGCTCGTGGTGCTGTTCGTGCCGTTCATCATCGCTATCAACCTCACGATGCTGGTGCTCTTCGGTCCCGCCGGCATGCTGGCCGCCTACGAGACCGTGTTCGCCCCCGACCCTGCTGTAAGCGTGGCCTTCGCGCCTTGGTTCGCGTGGACGTCGGCCATCCTCGTGGCCCTGGTGTTTCCCTTGACGAACGCACCCACGGAGGAACTGGTCTACCGCGGCCACGCGCAAGCCGGGTTGCTGCGGGCTGGTCGGCCCGCAGCCGTGGCCGTGCTGCTTCCAGCGGCCGCGTTCGGGTTGCAACACGTTCTCCTCGCCCCATCGGCGGCCGGGATGCTCGTGTACGCAGTAGGGTTCTTCAGTTGGGGTGCGGTGGCTGGACTCATCTACCTGCGGTCGGGCCGCCTTATGCCGCTCATCTTGGCTCACCTGATCACGAACGCCCTCACGTCCTTGGCGCCACTGGCGTTCCTCCTGGCTGGGGTGAGCACCACCTGA
- a CDS encoding tripartite tricarboxylate transporter permease, producing MDALTSLLGGFQTALTAQNLLFCFFGVLIGTIIGMLPGIGPINGIAILIPITFALHINPTTMMIMFAGIYYGSQYGNSISAILLNVPGTASSVATTLDGYQMAKQGRAGPALAMSAVASFVGGTLSIFGLAFLAPLLAQWAIRFGPAEYFVLIVFTFTTISALTGKYFVKGLVATGVGLMLAIIGLDPGTGVPRFTFGLMPLFDGIDFVSATIGLFAVAEVFLLLESTRAGQEVTTKVGRAMLSAKEFTESFWVMIRSSISGFLVGVLPGAGATIASFLAYSSEQRWVDKKGTFGKGDIRGVAAPEAANNSAVSGALIPLLTLGVPGSGTTAVILAALLALNLNPGPLFISQQPELFWGLVASMYIGNVMLLILNLPLVGVFIRILLVPRWVLVPSVAVIGYVAVYSVSGSVFDLMVMTALGVLGYLMRKMNFPVAPVILALVLGPLMETNLRRALALAQGNWTVLFSTPLTIGLWVMVLGSILLPLLTRRTPVAELGPAAATREDEDAPPLND from the coding sequence ATGGACGCGCTCACTTCATTACTAGGCGGTTTTCAGACCGCCTTAACCGCACAGAACCTCTTGTTCTGCTTCTTCGGCGTGCTCATCGGCACCATCATCGGCATGCTGCCAGGCATTGGGCCTATCAACGGCATCGCCATCCTCATCCCCATCACTTTTGCGCTGCACATCAACCCGACGACCATGATGATCATGTTCGCCGGCATCTATTACGGCTCCCAATACGGCAACTCGATCAGCGCGATCCTCCTTAACGTGCCCGGCACCGCCTCGTCCGTGGCCACCACGTTGGACGGCTACCAGATGGCGAAGCAGGGCCGGGCGGGGCCGGCGCTGGCCATGTCGGCGGTGGCTTCTTTCGTAGGGGGGACGCTATCTATCTTCGGCCTGGCGTTCCTCGCACCCCTCCTGGCGCAATGGGCCATCCGCTTCGGGCCTGCCGAGTACTTCGTGCTGATCGTTTTCACCTTCACGACTATTTCCGCACTGACCGGCAAGTACTTCGTCAAGGGCCTGGTCGCTACGGGTGTCGGGTTGATGCTGGCGATCATCGGCCTGGACCCCGGCACTGGCGTGCCGCGCTTCACCTTCGGGCTCATGCCGCTATTCGATGGTATCGATTTCGTTTCCGCCACCATCGGTCTGTTCGCCGTGGCGGAAGTGTTCTTGTTGCTGGAATCCACGCGCGCCGGGCAGGAAGTGACGACCAAGGTCGGCCGCGCCATGCTCAGCGCGAAGGAGTTCACCGAGAGCTTCTGGGTCATGATCCGCAGCTCGATAAGCGGTTTCCTCGTTGGTGTCTTACCGGGCGCCGGCGCCACCATCGCCTCGTTCCTTGCTTACAGCAGCGAACAACGCTGGGTAGACAAGAAGGGCACCTTCGGCAAGGGCGATATCCGTGGGGTTGCCGCGCCCGAGGCGGCCAACAACTCCGCCGTCAGCGGTGCGCTCATCCCGCTGCTCACGCTGGGAGTGCCCGGAAGTGGCACTACGGCCGTCATCCTCGCCGCGTTGTTGGCGCTGAACCTGAACCCCGGCCCGCTCTTCATCAGCCAGCAACCGGAGCTGTTCTGGGGCTTGGTTGCCTCCATGTACATCGGCAACGTCATGCTGTTGATCCTTAACCTGCCCCTCGTGGGCGTGTTCATCCGCATTCTGCTCGTACCGCGCTGGGTGCTGGTGCCTTCCGTTGCGGTGATCGGCTACGTGGCCGTTTACTCCGTTAGTGGCTCCGTGTTCGATCTCATGGTGATGACGGCGCTGGGCGTGCTGGGCTACCTGATGCGCAAGATGAACTTCCCGGTTGCGCCCGTCATCCTCGCGTTGGTGCTCGGACCGTTGATGGAGACCAACCTGCGGCGCGCGTTGGCGCTGGCCCAGGGCAACTGGACGGTGTTGTTCAGCACGCCGCTGACGATCGGTTTATGGGTCATGGTTCTGGGCTCGATCCTGCTACCGCTACTTACGCGCAGGACACCAGTGGCCGAACTCGGGCCGGCCGCCGCCACTCGCGAGGACGAGGACGCTCCGCCCCTGAACGACTGA
- a CDS encoding tripartite tricarboxylate transporter TctB family protein has product MSDRVTASVLIAVSAAFIAMAFAIKPSFFSDPLGPKFVPIVVGVFLIGACIALLVRPLSRADWPNATAWGRLAVCLLGFVGYALLMNPLGFIASTTLAFTLFALLFHGKPVKSVLAGAGFAVASYLVFSVALGLYLPTGRLFEGLF; this is encoded by the coding sequence ATGAGCGACCGCGTCACGGCTAGCGTTCTCATCGCCGTCTCCGCGGCCTTCATCGCCATGGCTTTCGCCATCAAACCCAGCTTCTTCAGCGATCCACTCGGCCCGAAGTTCGTTCCCATAGTCGTTGGAGTCTTCCTGATCGGGGCCTGTATCGCCCTGTTGGTGCGCCCGCTCTCGCGCGCAGACTGGCCGAACGCGACCGCCTGGGGACGTCTGGCCGTCTGCCTCCTCGGCTTCGTCGGGTACGCCCTCCTGATGAACCCCCTCGGTTTCATCGCCTCGACCACCCTCGCCTTCACGCTCTTCGCACTGCTGTTCCACGGCAAGCCCGTCAAGTCCGTGCTGGCCGGCGCCGGCTTCGCGGTCGCTTCATATCTGGTCTTCTCGGTGGCGCTTGGCCTATACCTCCCAACCGGACGGCTGTTCGAGGGGCTTTTCTAG
- a CDS encoding tripartite tricarboxylate transporter substrate-binding protein: MKRLKFVLIALAAFGMTAAFAQKPSGVQCIAPSDPGGGWDFTCRTIAPVLTELGLIDGQVRSQNMAGAGGGIAYAYVVGQQGKNENLLVAASTATTTRLAQGQFQGFTADDVRWVAAVGADYGVIGVAPDSPYDSLKDLMDLWANDTSALTVVGGSAVGGWDHLKVLLAAQEAGVKNPEKIQYVSFSSGGAAIIEIVGGRADVFTGDVSEALPQIEAGNLKVLAVLSDERISSLPDVPTAKEQGIDVIGANWRGFYVPKGISDERYDYWVDAFRQLEASDAYVAIREANGLAPFARFGAEMEAFVADQVADVKDLSSRIGE; the protein is encoded by the coding sequence GTGAAAAGACTCAAGTTCGTTCTGATCGCTCTCGCCGCGTTCGGCATGACGGCCGCGTTCGCGCAGAAGCCGTCCGGTGTTCAGTGCATCGCCCCGTCCGACCCGGGCGGCGGCTGGGACTTCACCTGCCGCACCATCGCCCCCGTCTTGACGGAGCTGGGCCTGATCGACGGCCAAGTCCGCTCGCAGAACATGGCCGGCGCCGGTGGCGGCATCGCGTACGCGTACGTCGTGGGTCAGCAAGGTAAGAACGAGAACCTGCTGGTCGCGGCCTCCACCGCCACCACCACTCGCCTGGCCCAAGGGCAGTTCCAGGGCTTCACCGCTGACGACGTTCGCTGGGTAGCCGCCGTGGGCGCAGACTACGGTGTCATCGGCGTTGCGCCGGATAGCCCGTACGACTCGCTTAAGGACCTCATGGACTTGTGGGCCAACGACACTTCTGCGCTCACGGTAGTGGGCGGCTCGGCGGTGGGAGGTTGGGATCACCTCAAGGTCCTCCTGGCGGCGCAGGAAGCCGGGGTCAAGAACCCTGAGAAGATCCAGTACGTTTCGTTCAGCAGCGGTGGCGCGGCGATAATCGAGATCGTCGGCGGCCGCGCGGACGTGTTCACGGGTGATGTTTCCGAGGCGCTACCGCAGATCGAAGCCGGAAACCTCAAGGTGCTCGCCGTGCTCTCTGACGAGCGCATCAGCAGCTTGCCGGACGTCCCCACGGCGAAGGAGCAGGGCATCGACGTGATCGGCGCCAACTGGCGCGGCTTCTACGTGCCCAAGGGCATAAGTGACGAGCGTTACGACTACTGGGTCGATGCCTTCAGGCAGCTCGAGGCCTCTGACGCGTACGTCGCCATCCGCGAAGCGAACGGCTTGGCCCCCTTCGCGCGCTTCGGCGCCGAGATGGAAGCGTTCGTGGCCGATCAGGTGGCAGACGTCAAGGACCTGTCCTCCCGCATCGGGGAGTGA